GAAGCTCCTCAAGTTATGTTTATCCTTCTTGCCTGTCTTCCTTTAGCCCGATTAGGAGCATGGCTGGAAAACGCTCTCAGGCAGTGGCATAACCGTGGATATTACTCATTACTTAATTGGGCCAGAAGGGGAAAGTCCGGTGATGACCTGCCTCGAAAGCTTGTTGTTCAATCTATTTTAAGAACTTTGGCAACTTCTTGGCTTTTTTTCTGGACAAGTACCGTGATCCTTCATTACATACTTAGTATATTTTTTCACAAGTGGAGTGAAATGATCACTTCTGTGGAAATGCAATGGTCTTTTTTATGGATTGCCGCCAGTCTCGGCGGATTATTAGCTCTGAGACTGCGTAAGGCCTATGCCACCTTTGTCTTCGGTGTAGTTCTTTTCGGTTT
This Maridesulfovibrio ferrireducens DNA region includes the following protein-coding sequences:
- a CDS encoding PTS sugar transporter subunit IIC: MGSADRFFFAVFSLFRFSINAGLLERPLVAGALWGLVTGDYVTSLNIAVFFELFWLDNIPAGTYIPPHILASTFAALALTTSFGFTEAPQVMFILLACLPLARLGAWLENALRQWHNRGYYSLLNWARRGKSGDDLPRKLVVQSILRTLATSWLFFWTSTVILHYILSIFFHKWSEMITSVEMQWSFLWIAASLGGLLALRLRKAYATFVFGVVLFGFVLLSGLV